In a single window of the Manis pentadactyla isolate mManPen7 chromosome 14, mManPen7.hap1, whole genome shotgun sequence genome:
- the MMAB gene encoding corrinoid adenosyltransferase MMAB, giving the protein MAVWGLGGHLALRRCLGAGSGRLLYPRLQSHGPQGVEDGDRPQISSKTPKIPKIYTKTGDKGFSSTFTGERRPKDNQVFEALGTTDELSSAIGFAMEFITEKGHPFSEELQKIQCLLQDIGSALATPQSSAREAHLKHTAFKAGPILELEQWIDKYSSQLPPLTTFILPSGGKSSSALHFCRAVCRRAERRVVPLVQMGETDTNVAKFLNRLSDYLFTVARYAAMKEGNQEKVYKKNDPSGQA; this is encoded by the exons AtggctgtgtggggcctcggaggCCACCTTGCCCTGCGCAGGTGCCTCGGCGCCGGCAGCGGCAGGCTACTATATCCCCGTTTGCAGAGCCACGGCCCCCAGGGCGTGGAAGACGGGGACAG GCCACAGATTTCCTCGAAGACACCCAAGATACCCAAGATTTATACCAAAACAGGAGACAAAG GGTTTTCTAGCACCTTCACTGGAGAAAGGAGACCCAAAGACAACCAAGTGTTTGAAGCTTTGGGAACTACAGATGAATTAAGTTCAGCCATTGG GTTTGCTATGGAATTCATCACAGAAAAGGGCCACCCATTTTCTGAAGAGCTTCAGAAA ATCCAGTGCTTGCTGCAGGACATCGGCTCTGCCCTGGCGACCCCGCAGTCCTCGGCCAGGGAGGCTCACTTAA AACACACTGCGTTCAAGGCAGGGCCCATTCTGGAGCTGGAGCAGTGGATCGACAAGTACTCCAGCCAGCTCCctcctctcaccacttttatcctGCCT TCTGGAGGCAAGAGCAGCTCCGCCCTGCATTTCTGTCGGGCAGTGTGCCGCCGAGCAGAGCGACG CGTGGTGCCTCTTGTCCAGATGGGTGAGACGGACACAAACGTGGCCAAATTCTTAAACAG ACTCAGTGACTATCTCTTCACGGTAGCCAGATATGCAGCCATGAAGGAGGGGAATCAAGAAAAAGTATACAAGAAAAATGACCCGTCAGGCCAAGCCTGA